In Candidatus Vicinibacter proximus, the following are encoded in one genomic region:
- a CDS encoding ATP-binding cassette domain-containing protein — protein MIEISQLSKTYKDILAVDHLDLVIPANCIYGFLGPNGAGKSTTLRMMLSLISPDQGIIKSIWKRSE, from the coding sequence ATGATTGAAATTTCACAATTAAGTAAGACATACAAGGATATTCTGGCAGTAGATCATCTTGATTTGGTCATTCCAGCAAATTGCATTTATGGATTTCTGGGCCCGAATGGCGCAGGAAAAAGTACTACTTTGAGAATGATGTTGTCCCTGATAAGTCCTGATCAAGGAATTATTAAGAGTATTTGGAAAAGATCTGAATAA